Proteins from a genomic interval of Bombus affinis isolate iyBomAffi1 chromosome 16, iyBomAffi1.2, whole genome shotgun sequence:
- the LOC126925222 gene encoding protein qui-1, which yields MNLEVELIAGVIKGGPPPKNLPAPRLIKIFIAGERNEFIEERKQLLELVGPELQSIYDDMGIEVLLVDMQYATNVNPDRNPYLAEYFFDEIHAAYQHSRGCFLLLLIGDEYNVGWVPTKLTCGTYDVLSSHCDNMQEYYERDSNDCYVLKAGRLGTAEDDWQNSEPTIRLALKKAAEAAISQQCDDEEIKNILKSTAERQLEYALKLDETGDGVIAVTRLWKGKKAARAVSSLTSLVNSRLPPDNIINVEVDQKQGGINPDNRSHKGYLAHLCRLVMNRVQNLVNASIEADPEIKSKKKMVQEIYAESLMHLALLRQITPYEDNENVEKIKEFLIAGKSQKHGPILIKGSKYSGKSSLLSRIYADASSWLDCTTFKVVRLCASTPRSAYSLELLRVLCQHVGFLSGLLDGNLPKDASFDPLYLNNWLGQILRRIEEQPMMEQLVILLDDLHRLHPLDCDIVAALSWLPLNLPPGVHLIVTTALPPEVLRLTPIQKERLRSNEILIELQDPGTDFHETENVFDTLEKFIGENAANRIGAILASTEYGLSETEILEVIMPTGGDGPLFLNEGLFNFGSWCLVRRTFNEYLKVRVMGGRLLFSWRYPIRDLARKRYFPNQETLKSYHGELANLFFSEDFEDKDDKSSPEEETPKKETPFQSRPRSQDTAYNMRHVEEAWLHLLRAGDVEKLKKLAVCAFDFLLASVQMISVSYLRCVLEHSRKYLLERDLELVYYTVRKSSDILTRDPLQLGAQLICWLRPVAEDGGDLVSRMVTAAMAWCDGYTAPLLVPLNGWLQPPLPLQIRTLSCPQGVKLVEAAPSGQHVIIIPFQGDAQLWHVMSGQLVHTFKGHTNPISCLAVTQHSQYLLTGSEDTSIIVWDMKELTLKLRIQEHIAPVLCLTSALKNSVIVSGGEDSRIIVTSLLTGDVLIKVDHHRGPVKSIRVDSAGEILVSGSSDCTVCLWCLERFTLLKSIVLPSAVTVLDVSADSVFLLAACEDQKLYLRSLATGTEVHTLRGHQGEVKSICLAKDCRRAIAGGAKGKVSVFDMHSGRLTRTLLANPSADVTAVKVTEKDDFLITASGDRVAYWSFRGEEIHAKPPKFVKEVSLHPHTAPISCLDISRDGAMAVTGGVDSLVNLWQLNTHELLSTFEGHIASVTCIAFSASGLFVASGSEDKTVRVWGLTLGLLVSTFRHQAPVTAVTSMFDGRRIVSSDRAGTIRVWAADTGTLIQSVCGPGRCFTVSSDMRYAVCGTGDNQLRIVSLGVGPEEKYQVSHSQEITCLVVTPDSQSLITGSRDMSLKVWQLAGGKLSQVLVGHTDHVTCVAVSVLDKSIVVSGSKDANLIVWDINTGSDLHTLKGHLGYVTCVKLSCDGTLAASGSEDKSLIIWDTKKGCSLSSIMLHVPVLGVEVATDMSRLALHLLEHKCMPILCLHNTPAQYVKLPDYVAPWCDTRDLRPPGRKRPNKRLLKKEVSLDSDTWHRKYGHLTSGVLTSSIEDGLQRRFSVSASMDEISKVGLTSSPSGLGPEQAALAQSQHFDQLEALWNKQSPPARPRAHGRTLSKQSSLQATRISDSEEEGVPD from the exons ATGAATTTGGAGGTGGAACTTATCGCTGGGGTGATTAAGGGTGGGCCACCCCCTAAAAATTTGCCCGCACCGAGGCTCATTAAAATCTTCATCGCTGGAGAACGGAATG AATTTATCGAAGAAAGGAAGCAATTATTGGAACTTGTCGGGCCTGAACTGCAATCGATTTACGACGACATGGGAATCGAG GTTCTGCTGGTGGATATGCAATACGCAACGAATGTGAATCCTGATAGAAATCCATATTTAGCTGAATACTTTTTCGACGAAATACACGCCGCTTATCAACACTCGAGGGGTTGTTTCTTATTG CTACTAATCGGTGACGAGTACAACGTAGGATGGGTGCCAACGAAGCTCACTTGCGGAACGTACGATGTTCTTTCAAGTCACTGCGACAATATGCAAGAGTACTACGAACGCGACAGCAATGATTGCTACGTTCTAAAGGCTGGCAG ATTAGGAACAGCGGAAGACGATTGGCAGAATTCGGAACCAACGATAAGGTTGGCGTTGAAGAAGGCTGCGGAAGCTGCAATTTCGCAGCAATGTGATGACGAAGAAATTAAGAATATATTGAAGAGCACTGCGGAGAGACAGCTGGAGTACGCTTTGA AGCTGGACGAAACAGGAGATGGTGTAATAGCCGTGACACGTTTGTGGAAAGGCAAGAAAGCCGCCAGAGCAGTGTCTTCGTTGACGTCTTTAGTGAACAGTCGTCTCCCACCTGACAATATAATCAACGTTGAAGTGGATCAAAAACAAGGTGGAATTAATCCTGACAATAGGTCGCACAAGGGTTACCTGGCTCATCTTTGTCGACTTGTGATGAATCGCGTGCAGAATTTGGTAAACGCCTCCATCGAGGCGGACCCGGAAATTAAAAGTAAGAAGAAGATGGTGCAGGAGATCTACGCGGAGAGTTTGATGCATTTGGCACTTCTCAGGCAAATTACACCTTACGAGGATAACGAGAACGTGGAGAAGATCAAGGAGTTTTTGATAGCTG GCAAATCGCAGAAACACGGTCCGATATTGATAAAGGGTAGCAAGTATTCTGGAAAATCATCGTTATTGTCAAGAATCTATGCGGATGCCTCTTCCTGGTTGGATTGCACCACGTTTAAAGTGGTTCGACTCTGTGCTTCCACTCCTCGATCAGCGTACAGTCTCGAGTTACTTCGAGTGCTCTGTCAACATGTAGGTTTTCTTTCTGGTTTATTGGACGGGAATCTTCCTAAAGACGCCTCGTTTGATCCGCTTTACCTGAACAATTGGTTGGGCCAAATTCTGAGGCGCATCGAAGAGCAACCAATGATGGAGCAACTGGTGATTCTTCTCGACGATCTTCATCGATTACATCCTCTTGACTGCGATATCGTCGCTGCTCTGTCTTGGTTGCCCTTGAATCTTCCACCAG GAGTGCACTTAATCGTGACTACGGCTCTTCCACCGGAAGTGCTGCGTCTCACCCCAATACAAAAGGAAAGACTACGCAgcaatgaaattttaatcgaaCTGCAAGATCCGGGTACAGATTTCCACGAGACAGAGAACGTTTTCGACACGTTAGAGAAATTTATAGGTGAAAACGCGGCTAATAGAATCGGTGCCATTTTGGCTTCCACGGAGTATGGTTTATCCGAAACGGAGATTCTCGAAGTGATCATGCCAACCGGAGGCGACGGGCCATTATTTCTAAACGAAGGGCTGTTCAATTTTGGCAGCTGGTGCTTGGTGAGGAGAACCTTCAACGAATATCTCAAG GTTCGTGTAATGGGCGGAAGGCTGCTTTTCTCCTGGCGTTATCCGATTCGCGACTTAGCCCGAAAAAGGTACTTCCCCAATCAAGAAACATTGAAAAGCTACCACGGCGAGTTAGCAAATCTCTTCTTCTCCGAAGATTTCGAAGACAAGGATGACAAATCATCGCCCGAAGAGGAAACTCCGAAGAAAGAAACGCCTTTCCAGAGCAGACCGAGGTCGCAGGACACAGCGTACAATATGAGACACGTGGAAGAAGCTTGGTTACATTTATTGAGAGCCGGAGACGTAGAAAAGTTAAAGAAATTGGCAGTCTGCGCGTTTGATTTCCTCTTGGCGAGCGTACAAATGATTTCTGTTAGTTATTTGAGATGTGTTCTCGAGCATTCGAGGAAGTATCTGCTGGAGAGAGATTTGGAATTGGTTTATTATACAGTGAGAAAGTCCAGTGACATTTTGACGAGAGATCCTCTTCAACTTGGGGCGCAGCTAATCTGTTGGCTTAGACCTGTGGCTGAAGATGGCGGCGATTTG GTCAGCAGAATGGTTACAGCAGCAATGGCGTGGTGCGATGGTTATACAGCGCCATTATTGGTGCCATTAAATGGGTGGCTCCAACCGCCTCTACCTCTTCAAATTCGCACTTTGTCTTGTCCTCAAGGTGTGAAACTCGTTGAAGCTGCTCCTTCGGGACAACACGTTATCATTATCCCTTTCCAGGGAGACGCTCAATTATGGCACGTGATGTCTGGACAATTGGTTCATACGTTTAAAG gGCACACAAATCCAATTTCGTGTTTAGCCGTGACACAACATTCGCAATATCTACTGACAGGCTCTGAAGACACTTCAATTATAGTGTGGGATATGAAAGAGTTGACCTTGAAGTTAAGAATCCAAGAACACATTGCCCCAGTTCTGTGCTTGACGTCCGCGCTCAAGAATTCAGTGATTGTCAG CGGTGGCGAAGACTCAAGAATAATCGTCACCAGTCTCCTAACCGGCGATGTTCTCATCAAAGTGGACCACCACAGAGGACCAGTGAAATCCATTCGCGTCGATTCTGCGGGAGAAATTCTGGTTTCCGGTTCTTCCGACTGTACAGTCTGTTTATGGTGTCTAGAAAGATTCACACTGTTAAAAAGCATCGTTTTACCATCCGCCGTGACTGTGCTCGACGTATCGGCCGATTCGGTGTTTCTATTGGCAGCCTGCGAAGATCAGAAATTATATTTGAGATCTTTGGCCACGGGAACTGAGGTTCACACGTTGAGAGGTCATCAAGGTGAAGTGAAAAGTATCTGCTTGGCAAAAGATTGCAGAAGAGCTATTGCTGGAGGAGCCAAGGGCAAGGTTTCTGTCTTCGATATGCACAGTGGACGATTGACGAGAACGTTGCTGGCGAATCCTTCGGCGGATGTTACCGCTGTCAAG GTGACGGAGAAGGACGACTTCCTGATAACAGCCTCCGGTGATCGAGTGGCTTACTGGAGTTTCCGTGGCGAGGAGATACACGCTAAACCCCCAAAATTCGTGAAGGAGGTATCGTTGCACCCACACACTGCTCCCATATCTTGTTTGGATATATCCAGGGACGGAGCAATGGCAGTTACCGGTGGAGTCGATTCTCTCGTAAATCTGTGGCAATTGAATACTCACGAATTGCTTTCCACTTTCGAAGGACATATCGCTAGCGTCACCTGCATTGCATTCTCAGCTTCTGGTTTATTTGTTGCTTCTG GTTCTGAGGACAAAACAGTTCGTGTATGGGGTCTGACCTTAGGTTTATTGGTATCGACATTTAGACACCAAGCACCTGTTACTGCAGTCACATCTATGTTTGACGGCCGAAGAATAGTGAGTTCTGATAGAGCTGGTACAATTCGAGTTTGGGCAGCTGATACTGGCACCCTAATCCAATCAGTATGTGGGCCTGGTCGCTGTTTCACTGTTTCTTCCGATATGAG ATACGCGGTATGCGGAACAGGAGACAATCAATTAAGGATAGTAAGTTTAGGCGTTGGTCCTGAAGAAAAGTACCAAGTGTCGCATTCTCAAGAAATTACTTGTCTAGTTGTTACTCCAGATTCTCAGTCACTGATTACGGGCTCGAGAGACATGAGTTTGAAGGTTTGGCAGCTCGCTGGCGGCAAATTATCTCAg GTCCTCGTTGGTCACACGGATCACGTCACTTGCGTCGCAGTCTCTGTGCTCGACAAATCCATCGTAGTTTCTGGTTCCAAGGATGCGAACCTAATCGTCTGGGATATAAATACTGGCAGCGATTTGCATACTTTAAAAGGCCATTTAGGTTACGTAACTTGTGTAAAATTGTCGTGCGATGGAACTCTAGCAGCGTCTGGAAGCGAAGACAAGAGTTTGATCATTTGGGACACGAAGAAGGGCTGTTCACTGAGCagcataatgttacacgtcccTGTGCTAGGTGTTGAAGTTGCCACGGATATGTCGAGGCTCGCGTTGCATTTACTCGAACACAAATGCATGCCTATTCTATGTTTGCATAATACTCCAGCTCAATATGTGAAATTACCGGATTACGTAGCACCTTGGTGCGATACCAGAGATTTAAGGCCACCTGGACGGAAGAGACCCAATAAGAGATTATTGAAGAAAGAAGTGTCATTGGATAGCGACACGTGGCATAGGAAATATGGCCATCTCACATCAG GAGTTTTAACGTCATCGATAGAAGATGGATTACAACGACGATTCAGCGTAAGCGCTTCCATGGACGAAATCAGCAAAGTTGGATTAACGAGCAGTCCATCCGGTTTAGGACCGGAACAAGCTGCACTCGCCCAGTCGCAACACTTTGATCAACTCGAAGCACTTTGGAACAAACAGTCGCCACCTGCTAGACCTCGTGCTCATGGTAGGACTTTGTCAAAGCAAAGTTCTTTGCAAGCTACGCGAATATCAGATTCTGAGGAAGAAG GTGTACCAGACTAA